One part of the Ochrobactrum quorumnocens genome encodes these proteins:
- the topA gene encoding type I DNA topoisomerase gives MNVVVVESPAKAKTINKYLGSNYKVLASFGHVRDLPAKDGSVRPDEDFAMSWEVDSNSAKRLADIVKALKDADGLFLATDPDREGEAISWHVLEVLNQKKALKGKTVKRVAFNAITKKAVLDAIANPRDIDEPLVDAYLARRALDYLVGFTLSPVLWRKLPGARSAGRVQSVALRLVCDRESEIERFIREEYWNIAALLKTPRNDNFTARLTAVDGKRLGKLDIKNEEQASAIRTMLEGASFKAVSVEAKPTKRNPGPPFTTSTLQQAASGQLGFSASRTMQVAQRLYEGVDIGGETTGLITYMRTDGVQMAPEAITAARDAIGKSFGPNYVPEKPRYYASKAKNAQEAHEAIRPTDFMRHPKEVRRYLDEDQARLYELIWKRAIASQMQAADIERTTADIEALNGSKSAMLRANGSVTKFDGFLAAYTDHREEEDEDEDSAKLPEIRSGEAIAREKIDATQHSTEPPPRYSEASLIKKMEELGIGRPSTYAATLATLRDREYITIDKRKLTPDPKGRLVTSFLESFFKRYVEYDFTADLEEKLDLISDGKLSWKDVLRDFWRDFSGSVDDIKELRVTNVLDALNEELAPLAFPDRGDGSDPRTCPTCGTGQLSLKLGKYGAFVGCSNYPECKFTRQLGGEGSGDAAASDEPKSLGKDPFTGEEITARTGRFGPYIQRGEGKEAKRASLPKGWSVDTLDHEKAIALLSLPRDVGQHPETGKMISAGIGRYGPYVSHDGTFANLENADEVFSVGLNRAVAVLADKQSKGAGRGRSTPAALATLGDHPDGGSITVRDGRYGPYVNWGKVNATLPKGKDPASVTLEEALALITEKAGSTKPKKAPARKAASKSATAEKKTTTKKTAAKKPAAKSKSKAKAAEE, from the coding sequence ATGAACGTTGTCGTTGTCGAATCGCCTGCCAAGGCCAAAACTATCAACAAATATCTCGGCTCGAACTATAAGGTTCTGGCTTCGTTTGGTCATGTGCGAGATCTGCCAGCTAAGGATGGCTCCGTCCGCCCGGACGAAGATTTTGCCATGTCCTGGGAAGTGGACAGCAATTCCGCCAAGCGTCTGGCAGATATTGTCAAAGCGTTGAAGGACGCCGATGGCCTGTTTCTGGCAACTGACCCTGATCGCGAAGGGGAAGCCATTTCATGGCATGTGCTGGAAGTTCTCAATCAAAAGAAAGCTCTCAAGGGCAAAACGGTAAAGCGCGTTGCATTCAACGCAATCACCAAGAAGGCTGTCCTTGATGCTATCGCCAATCCGCGTGACATCGACGAGCCTCTGGTTGACGCCTATCTGGCTCGCCGTGCTCTCGATTATCTGGTCGGCTTTACCTTGTCGCCGGTCCTGTGGCGCAAATTGCCAGGTGCTCGTTCGGCTGGCCGCGTTCAGTCGGTAGCCCTTCGTCTGGTCTGTGATCGCGAGTCCGAGATCGAGCGCTTCATTCGTGAAGAATACTGGAACATTGCCGCGCTTTTAAAAACGCCACGCAATGATAACTTCACGGCACGCCTAACCGCTGTCGATGGTAAGCGTCTTGGCAAGCTCGATATCAAGAATGAAGAGCAGGCAAGCGCGATCCGAACCATGCTTGAAGGCGCAAGCTTCAAGGCAGTCTCGGTCGAGGCAAAGCCAACCAAGCGCAATCCTGGGCCTCCATTCACCACATCGACCTTGCAACAGGCAGCGTCCGGTCAGCTCGGCTTCTCTGCTTCGCGCACCATGCAGGTGGCGCAGCGCCTTTATGAAGGCGTAGACATTGGCGGCGAAACCACCGGTCTCATCACCTATATGCGAACTGACGGTGTGCAAATGGCGCCCGAAGCGATCACTGCAGCGCGTGATGCGATCGGCAAAAGCTTCGGCCCGAACTACGTACCGGAAAAGCCACGCTATTATGCCAGCAAGGCGAAGAACGCACAGGAAGCGCACGAAGCAATCCGCCCGACTGACTTCATGCGCCACCCCAAAGAAGTGCGCCGCTATCTAGATGAAGATCAGGCGCGTCTTTACGAGCTGATCTGGAAGCGTGCTATCGCAAGCCAGATGCAGGCTGCCGACATTGAACGCACGACAGCAGACATCGAGGCCTTGAACGGCTCGAAGTCGGCAATGCTGCGCGCCAATGGTTCGGTCACCAAGTTCGACGGATTCCTAGCTGCCTATACAGATCATCGCGAGGAAGAGGACGAGGATGAAGACAGCGCAAAGCTGCCGGAAATCCGCTCTGGTGAAGCGATTGCGCGTGAAAAGATCGACGCCACGCAGCACTCCACAGAACCACCGCCGCGCTATTCCGAAGCCTCTCTCATCAAGAAAATGGAGGAGCTCGGCATTGGCCGTCCTTCGACCTATGCGGCGACACTCGCCACCTTGCGCGATCGGGAATATATTACCATCGACAAGCGCAAGCTGACGCCAGACCCGAAAGGCCGTCTGGTAACATCGTTCCTTGAAAGCTTCTTCAAGCGCTATGTCGAATATGATTTCACGGCCGATCTGGAAGAAAAGCTCGATCTGATTTCCGACGGCAAGCTGTCGTGGAAAGACGTGCTGCGCGATTTCTGGCGTGATTTCTCCGGCTCTGTCGACGACATCAAGGAACTGCGTGTTACCAATGTTCTCGACGCGCTCAACGAAGAACTGGCACCGCTTGCCTTCCCGGATCGCGGCGATGGCAGCGATCCACGCACCTGCCCAACTTGTGGAACAGGTCAACTCTCGCTGAAGCTCGGCAAATATGGCGCATTCGTCGGCTGCTCCAATTATCCCGAATGCAAGTTCACTCGTCAGCTCGGTGGTGAGGGAAGTGGCGATGCTGCGGCTTCTGATGAACCAAAGTCACTCGGCAAAGATCCTTTCACCGGCGAAGAAATCACTGCCCGCACCGGACGTTTCGGACCTTATATCCAGCGCGGCGAAGGCAAGGAAGCCAAGCGCGCGAGTCTGCCGAAAGGCTGGTCGGTCGATACGCTTGATCATGAAAAGGCGATTGCCCTTCTGTCGCTGCCACGCGATGTCGGACAGCACCCTGAAACCGGCAAAATGATTTCAGCCGGCATTGGACGCTATGGTCCTTATGTCAGCCATGACGGTACGTTCGCGAACCTCGAAAATGCTGACGAAGTTTTCTCGGTCGGCCTTAACCGTGCGGTTGCTGTGCTTGCCGACAAACAATCCAAGGGTGCTGGTCGCGGGCGTTCCACACCTGCAGCGCTTGCAACGCTTGGCGATCATCCTGATGGTGGTTCAATCACCGTCCGTGATGGCCGCTATGGTCCGTATGTCAACTGGGGCAAAGTCAATGCTACCCTGCCAAAGGGCAAAGACCCGGCAAGTGTGACGCTTGAAGAAGCGCTCGCCCTGATTACGGAAAAAGCTGGCAGCACGAAGCCCAAAAAGGCTCCGGCACGTAAAGCCGCCAGCAAGTCAGCGACTGCTGAAAAGAAGACAACAACGAAAAAGACCGCCGCAAAGAAGCCCGCTGCTAAATCAAAAAGCAAGGCGAAAGCGGCAGAGGAGTAA
- the plsY gene encoding glycerol-3-phosphate 1-O-acyltransferase PlsY has translation MAEAGLFNLVSLGTLVFGYILGSIPFGLILTRFAGLGDVRAIGSGNIGATNVLRTGNKKLAAATLLLDAFKGTLAVLIASRFGEYAAIAAGFGAFIGHLFPVWIGFKGGKGVATYLGILLGLAWSGALVFIAAWIITALLTRYSSLSALVASLIVPIALYVRGDLAIAALFAVMTVIIFIKHQANISRLLSGTESKIGKKG, from the coding sequence ATGGCCGAAGCAGGTCTTTTCAATTTGGTGTCGCTCGGCACGCTGGTTTTCGGTTACATTCTCGGTTCTATTCCCTTCGGGCTTATCCTGACCCGGTTTGCCGGACTTGGCGATGTGCGCGCCATCGGCTCTGGCAATATTGGCGCGACCAACGTCTTGCGCACCGGAAACAAGAAACTCGCTGCTGCAACGCTTCTTCTTGATGCATTTAAAGGCACCCTCGCTGTACTGATTGCTTCGCGCTTTGGTGAATATGCTGCGATTGCAGCCGGATTTGGTGCCTTTATCGGCCACCTTTTTCCTGTCTGGATCGGCTTCAAAGGCGGCAAGGGCGTTGCGACCTATCTGGGCATCCTGCTTGGGCTTGCCTGGTCCGGTGCGCTGGTGTTCATCGCCGCCTGGATCATCACAGCCCTACTGACCCGCTATTCGTCGCTTTCGGCTCTGGTCGCGAGCCTTATTGTCCCAATTGCACTTTACGTGCGTGGAGATCTTGCGATTGCAGCATTGTTTGCCGTCATGACGGTGATCATCTTCATCAAACATCAAGCCAATATTTCGCGGCTTCTGAGCGGCACGGAAAGCAAGATCGGTAAAAAGGGATGA
- a CDS encoding dihydroorotase has protein sequence MSTTLFKNARIVDPSRGLDENGSLLIEDGKIVASGADARNQGAPEGAEIIDLNGMAILPGLVDSRVFIGEPGAEHRETIASASRAAAAGGVTSIIMMPDTDPVIDDVALVEFVKRTARDTAIVNVHPAAAITKGLHGEEMTEIGLLRNAGAVAFTEGRHTIANTQLMRRALTYARDFDAVIACETRDPYLGANGVMNEGLFASWLGLSGSPREAEVIPLERDLRLAALTRSKYHAAQISCAMSADALRRSKELGTKVTAGVSINHLSLNENDIGEFRTFFRLSPPLRSEEDRLAMVEAVKNGTIDIVVSAHDPQDVDTKRLPFADAEAGAIGLETLLAAALRLYHNDSIPLLRLTEVLSTAPARIFGLDAGTLKRGAKADLAIVDLDEPWVVREPDLHSRSKNSCFEGARFQGRVNRTVVGGKTVYSA, from the coding sequence ATGAGCACGACCCTGTTTAAAAATGCCCGCATCGTTGATCCTTCGCGTGGACTGGACGAAAACGGTAGCCTGCTCATCGAGGATGGCAAGATCGTCGCCAGCGGTGCCGATGCGCGCAATCAGGGCGCTCCGGAGGGCGCAGAAATCATCGATCTCAATGGCATGGCGATTCTGCCGGGTCTGGTCGATTCCCGTGTTTTCATCGGCGAACCTGGTGCCGAACATCGCGAAACCATTGCTTCCGCAAGCCGCGCGGCAGCAGCCGGTGGCGTCACTTCCATCATCATGATGCCTGATACAGATCCGGTCATCGATGATGTTGCGCTTGTGGAATTCGTCAAGCGTACGGCGCGCGACACGGCCATCGTCAATGTCCATCCGGCAGCAGCTATCACCAAGGGGCTGCATGGCGAGGAAATGACCGAAATCGGTCTGCTTCGTAATGCTGGAGCCGTTGCGTTTACTGAAGGCCGTCACACAATTGCCAACACGCAGTTGATGCGGCGCGCGCTAACCTATGCCCGCGACTTCGACGCGGTGATTGCCTGCGAAACCCGCGACCCCTATCTCGGCGCAAATGGCGTGATGAATGAAGGTCTGTTCGCAAGCTGGCTTGGCCTGTCCGGCAGCCCACGTGAAGCTGAAGTCATCCCGCTCGAGCGCGATCTGCGCCTTGCTGCGCTGACCAGAAGCAAGTACCATGCGGCCCAGATTTCCTGCGCCATGTCTGCCGATGCTTTGCGCCGCTCAAAAGAACTCGGCACGAAAGTCACCGCCGGTGTTTCTATCAATCACCTGTCGCTCAACGAAAACGATATTGGTGAATTCCGGACATTCTTTCGTCTTTCACCGCCTCTGCGCAGCGAAGAAGATCGCCTTGCGATGGTTGAAGCGGTCAAAAATGGTACGATAGATATAGTCGTTTCTGCCCATGACCCGCAGGATGTCGACACCAAACGTCTTCCATTCGCAGATGCCGAAGCCGGGGCGATTGGCCTGGAAACTCTGCTCGCCGCAGCACTTCGCCTCTACCACAATGACAGCATTCCTTTGCTGCGCCTTACGGAAGTCCTTTCTACCGCGCCCGCACGTATTTTCGGTCTTGATGCCGGGACGCTCAAGCGGGGTGCAAAAGCTGACCTCGCCATCGTTGATCTCGACGAGCCTTGGGTCGTTCGCGAGCCGGATTTGCATTCACGCTCGAAGAACAGCTGCTTTGAGGGTGCTCGCTTTCAGGGACGTGTGAACCGCACCGTAGTTGGCGGCAAAACGGTTTATTCAGCTTAA
- a CDS encoding aspartate carbamoyltransferase catalytic subunit — protein sequence MTNQTVSPLFPHRHLLGIKGLSPLDILCLLDLADQEVAVSRQPEKKKSVLRGRTQINLFFEASTRTQSSFELAGKRLGADVMNMSVGNSSVKKGETLIDTAMTLNAMQPDILVIRHASAGAAALLAQKVGCAVVNAGDGAHEHPTQALLDALTIRRAKGDIGNLIVAICGDVLHSRVARSNILLLNALGARVRVVAPSTLLPAGIADMSVEVYNTMEEGLKDADVVMMLRLQRERMAGSFVPSVREYFHFYGLDNEKLKYAKPDALVMHPGPMNRGVEIASDVADGPQSMIQQQVEMGVAVRMAVMEALLDPRRNQMSDGERA from the coding sequence ATGACAAACCAAACGGTCTCTCCGCTATTCCCTCACCGCCACCTGCTTGGCATCAAGGGGCTATCGCCCCTGGACATTCTTTGCCTTCTTGATCTTGCCGATCAGGAAGTCGCTGTTTCGAGACAGCCAGAAAAGAAAAAGTCCGTGCTGCGCGGTCGCACACAAATCAACCTCTTCTTTGAAGCATCGACGCGAACACAATCTTCGTTCGAACTCGCCGGAAAACGGCTGGGTGCTGACGTGATGAACATGTCCGTCGGCAATTCGTCGGTCAAAAAAGGCGAAACGCTGATCGATACTGCCATGACGCTCAACGCCATGCAGCCCGATATTCTGGTCATTCGCCATGCTTCGGCAGGTGCTGCGGCACTGCTCGCACAGAAAGTCGGCTGTGCAGTCGTCAATGCGGGTGACGGTGCTCATGAGCATCCGACGCAAGCGTTGCTTGATGCGCTCACCATCCGTCGCGCCAAAGGCGATATCGGAAACCTCATTGTTGCGATTTGCGGCGATGTACTTCACTCTCGTGTTGCGCGTTCCAACATCCTGCTTCTCAATGCACTCGGCGCACGTGTTCGTGTCGTCGCTCCTTCGACACTGCTGCCTGCTGGTATCGCTGATATGAGTGTCGAGGTTTACAACACTATGGAAGAAGGCCTGAAAGACGCAGATGTCGTCATGATGCTGCGCCTTCAACGCGAGCGTATGGCCGGCTCCTTCGTGCCTTCGGTGCGCGAATACTTCCATTTCTATGGCCTCGACAACGAAAAGCTCAAATATGCCAAGCCTGACGCTCTCGTCATGCATCCCGGCCCGATGAACCGTGGGGTGGAGATTGCCTCGGACGTTGCCGATGGTCCGCAAAGCATGATCCAGCAACAGGTTGAGATGGGTGTGGCCGTTCGCATGGCGGTCATGGAAGCGCTGCTTGATCCCCGACGTAACCAGATGAGCGACGGAGAGCGAGCATGA
- a CDS encoding acyl-CoA dehydrogenase family protein: MKTHEVTNQTPSMTGNNAYLGDPLLIQIAARFPKELHSDLENTGRFVLSVEAQDLARLANTELPKLRTHDRQGRRADLIEYHPAYHALMRRSIAQGLHCSIWEANPLETGRRHQARAARFYLTAQLEAGHLCPLTMTNASLAAVMASPELYKEWSPQVLSRKYDSSQKPAFSKQGITLGMGMTEKQGGTDVRANTTRAERNEDGTYTLSGHKWFMSAPMSDAFLVLAQAEEGLSCFLLPRLTNEAAGNGFFFQRLKDKLGNKSNASAEVEFDGAIGHLVGNSGEGVKTIMDMVTLTRLDCAVASAGLMRSGLAEAVHHARHRVVFDKPLIEQPLMNRVLADLALDVAGATALSMRLARAFDMAASDRAEAAFARCMTPVVKYWVCKIAPALLYEAMECLGGNGYIEEGNLARAYREAPVNAIWEGSGNVMALDVARVLSRAPALFDEVLDWISEQLGVRGQGTIDVLQAALQLTETDQGVARLLTEQLAYAAAAAELRNLGADDIADAFIETRLGGQWRSTYGMLDARHNANRILDQLYPAS, from the coding sequence GTGAAAACTCACGAAGTCACCAACCAGACACCGTCCATGACGGGCAACAATGCATATCTGGGCGATCCGCTTCTGATACAAATCGCAGCGCGTTTTCCGAAGGAACTCCACAGCGATCTGGAGAATACCGGACGTTTTGTCTTATCAGTTGAAGCGCAGGATCTTGCGCGCTTGGCAAATACTGAGCTGCCAAAACTACGTACGCATGACCGGCAGGGACGGCGCGCTGATCTTATTGAATATCATCCTGCCTACCACGCCTTGATGCGCCGCTCGATTGCGCAGGGGCTGCATTGCTCGATCTGGGAAGCGAATCCTCTTGAAACCGGACGCCGTCATCAGGCACGTGCCGCGCGTTTTTATCTGACAGCGCAGCTTGAAGCTGGACATCTTTGTCCGTTGACGATGACGAACGCGTCGCTTGCCGCCGTGATGGCATCGCCCGAACTTTACAAGGAATGGTCGCCACAGGTTCTGTCGCGCAAATATGATTCCTCGCAAAAGCCCGCGTTTAGCAAACAAGGCATCACGCTCGGCATGGGTATGACCGAAAAGCAGGGCGGCACAGATGTGCGTGCCAACACGACCCGTGCGGAACGCAATGAGGATGGTACTTATACACTGAGCGGCCATAAGTGGTTTATGTCGGCTCCAATGTCGGATGCGTTTCTCGTATTGGCCCAAGCGGAAGAAGGGCTTTCTTGCTTCCTTTTGCCGCGTTTGACCAATGAAGCCGCGGGAAATGGCTTTTTCTTCCAGCGCCTGAAAGACAAGCTGGGCAATAAGTCCAACGCTTCCGCAGAAGTCGAATTCGACGGTGCTATCGGCCACCTCGTCGGAAATTCCGGCGAAGGCGTGAAAACCATCATGGATATGGTGACGCTTACCCGTCTTGATTGTGCGGTTGCTTCTGCTGGTTTGATGCGTTCCGGTCTGGCTGAAGCCGTTCATCATGCGCGTCATCGCGTGGTGTTTGATAAGCCATTGATCGAACAGCCGCTGATGAACCGTGTTCTGGCTGATTTGGCGCTGGATGTAGCGGGTGCAACAGCACTTTCCATGCGCCTTGCCCGTGCGTTCGACATGGCGGCAAGCGACCGGGCGGAAGCCGCTTTCGCTCGCTGCATGACACCTGTCGTTAAATATTGGGTCTGCAAGATCGCTCCAGCACTGCTTTACGAAGCGATGGAGTGCCTTGGTGGGAATGGCTATATCGAGGAGGGTAATCTCGCCCGCGCCTATCGTGAAGCCCCTGTCAACGCGATCTGGGAAGGTTCCGGCAATGTTATGGCGCTCGATGTGGCGCGCGTGCTGTCGCGCGCACCGGCACTTTTTGATGAAGTGCTGGATTGGATCAGCGAACAATTGGGCGTGCGTGGGCAGGGCACAATCGATGTACTTCAGGCCGCATTGCAACTGACTGAGACCGATCAGGGTGTCGCGCGTCTTCTGACAGAACAGCTCGCCTATGCCGCCGCCGCCGCCGAACTGCGTAACCTTGGTGCAGATGACATTGCAGATGCTTTCATTGAAACCCGGCTCGGCGGGCAGTGGCGCTCGACCTATGGCATGTTAGACGCGCGCCACAATGCCAACAGGATTCTTGATCAGCTCTATCCGGCGTCGTAA
- the ruvX gene encoding Holliday junction resolvase RuvX: MAVVEIEDVLEILQPGQTIAGLDLGTKTIGLAVSDLGLSFANPRTVIKRAKFTIDAQVLLKALEADKVGIIIIGLPMNMDGTAGPRVQATRAFVRTMQPLTDLPFVFWDERLSTVAAERALIGMDVSRGKRAERIDSAAASFILQGALDRLHLLRSSHRDDSDYDAG; the protein is encoded by the coding sequence ATGGCCGTCGTTGAAATCGAAGACGTTTTGGAAATCCTGCAACCCGGCCAGACCATTGCCGGGCTTGATCTTGGCACCAAAACCATCGGCCTTGCAGTTTCCGATCTTGGCCTGTCATTCGCCAACCCTCGCACTGTTATCAAACGTGCCAAGTTCACAATCGATGCTCAGGTGCTGCTCAAAGCCTTGGAAGCCGACAAAGTTGGCATCATCATTATCGGCCTGCCAATGAATATGGATGGCACTGCGGGACCACGCGTTCAGGCGACACGTGCATTTGTCCGTACCATGCAGCCGCTTACTGATCTACCATTCGTCTTCTGGGACGAACGGCTGTCGACAGTTGCTGCAGAACGCGCATTGATCGGCATGGACGTCTCGCGCGGCAAGCGAGCCGAACGCATTGATTCAGCCGCTGCTTCATTCATTCTGCAAGGTGCACTGGATCGCTTGCACCTGCTTCGATCATCACATCGAGACGATAGCGATTACGACGCCGGATAG
- a CDS encoding metal-dependent hydrolase: MKITWLGHAAYRVETDKAVILIDPFINGNPGAKGIDFKEATQGVTHITLTHGHGDHIGDTVEIAKEHGATVIANPEITGWLGRQGLENFSMGNTGGTIVLDGFSVTFVNALHSSALMTEDGITQSMGNPNGLVFHFENAPTLYHMGDTDIFSDMALINELHQPEIGIVPVGDRFTMGGAVAALACQRYFNFRTVMPCHYGSFPFIEKTADKFVAAMADHKETKVLVAGPGTVHSF, from the coding sequence ATGAAAATCACCTGGTTGGGCCACGCTGCTTATCGTGTTGAAACGGACAAAGCGGTCATTCTGATCGATCCATTCATCAATGGAAACCCTGGCGCCAAAGGCATCGATTTTAAAGAAGCAACGCAGGGTGTCACGCATATTACACTGACCCACGGTCATGGCGACCATATCGGCGACACTGTCGAAATCGCCAAAGAGCATGGCGCAACGGTCATCGCGAACCCAGAAATTACTGGTTGGCTCGGTCGCCAAGGCCTTGAAAATTTCAGCATGGGCAATACGGGCGGGACGATTGTTCTCGACGGCTTTAGCGTGACATTTGTTAACGCGTTGCATTCTTCAGCGCTAATGACAGAAGACGGCATCACACAATCGATGGGCAATCCGAACGGTCTGGTTTTCCATTTCGAAAATGCTCCGACACTTTATCATATGGGTGATACGGATATATTTTCCGACATGGCGCTGATCAACGAACTGCATCAACCAGAAATCGGCATCGTGCCGGTTGGTGATCGCTTCACCATGGGTGGTGCTGTTGCAGCCCTTGCCTGCCAGCGTTATTTCAACTTCAGGACCGTAATGCCGTGCCATTACGGATCATTCCCATTCATTGAAAAGACCGCCGACAAGTTCGTTGCGGCGATGGCCGATCATAAGGAAACGAAGGTTCTGGTCGCCGGACCCGGTACTGTTCACAGTTTTTAG
- the gatC gene encoding Asp-tRNA(Asn)/Glu-tRNA(Gln) amidotransferase subunit GatC: protein MSVDISTVKRVAHLARIAVSEDEAERMTGELNAILGFVEQLNEVDIDGVEPMTSVSPMKMRLREDAVTDGNIASAVVANAPVTEDNFFVVPKVVE from the coding sequence ATGTCCGTCGATATTTCCACCGTCAAGCGTGTAGCGCATCTCGCGCGCATCGCTGTCAGCGAAGATGAAGCTGAACGCATGACCGGTGAGCTCAATGCAATTCTGGGCTTTGTCGAGCAGTTGAACGAAGTCGATATTGATGGCGTTGAGCCGATGACATCGGTCTCGCCGATGAAGATGCGTTTGCGTGAAGATGCTGTTACGGATGGCAATATTGCCAGTGCCGTCGTTGCGAATGCACCGGTCACGGAAGATAATTTCTTCGTCGTTCCAAAGGTCGTGGAGTAA